In Aedes albopictus strain Foshan chromosome 3, AalbF5, whole genome shotgun sequence, the genomic window attcgacctgcttactgccgtatcatagcagttcgacggcTAAACGGCCCTATATTAACAATTTAAATGCAACCtcaaatctgacagcagttgcaTAGCATTTCAAACGCACGGTAAGTTCTGATTACCaagcatcataactgctactttattgccagaAAACTGCTAAAAGAGATAAGTGATGCTAAAATCACAACACATTTCTACTTTTTAATGTACCTGCCACGGATGTAGAAGCCACTATCACTCGCAAGTACTGCCATTCATAGGTAACAGCGAAGAAACTCAATGGGAATAACATGCTTTAGCAAATAAATAAATTGCAATGTTGGTTTCCTATGATGGATTTTGTTATCTGCAGCTGCCGAGTCCATAGCATAACGCAGCAACTGCTGGTGTAagccttaaatagatcaaaaatccagcgcacattatctaatcatttatccacttatccgcgagcggtaatggcggcggcgggcacaattaaccgattcgaattttgacgtttcttggggatcgcaatcggttggcgccactaaACGGTGGGTGaaagggtgaggaggagaatgaaattgttttgactttcccccatgaaacgtcaaaatctgagccggttggatatgcccgccgccgccattactgctcgcggataagtggatagcttACCCTGAAGCGCTGTGCAGCActatcgtcaacccgaggatcgagggatcgaatcctaatttggccgaaatcagcaaaaaagaacaacaacaacaattcagaACGTGCCCTGAGCCTCAAAAGTTCCACAGGagtgagaaaaaatagaagagaacgggaaagccgtaaaatgggcaggggaaaatatttgtttttatttttgacagtctgggggataggagggataagcatttaatcagccgtatatcagaccaaaacctgcatttaattagcacttatggcgcatatacggctgattagcatttaatgacctgctgtaaaggcgcatatagtgccgacataatgccattttaactgcttattggttacctgggtagagaGTAAATAATTACCTTCACACATCCATTCAGCCGTAGCACCCGCACCAGCCGCAAATAGCAAAACACAAACTGCAGCGAAGTGTCGTTGATGCAATCCGAACCGCAAAAATCCAGCACCGTCAGGTTGGCCAACGTGAAGCAAATCTTCAGGATCACATTCTCCGTGATCCCCGGCAGCATGCTGAGATAGAGCTCTTTCATGCTGACCCGATCTTTGCCTAGGATGGCCTGCAGAAAACCATTATCCGTAACGCGATCGCAATCCGACAGATCCAAAATGGCGAGATTCCGAAGTTTTCCGATGGCCGATATTCCAAAATCGGTTAAGAGCCAGCATCCGTTGAGCTTTAGGGTTTTCAGGAGTGGCATCGATTCGGCGATCTCGATCAGAGCAAAATCGGTGAGATTGAGAAAAGATGTAAGATCTAGGTGAACCAGGTTGGTGTGTTTCCGAAGGATGTCGATGATGGCAGGGTCTTTGATAGGGGCACGTTGGAAGAACGACAGGCTAATGTTGCTCAGTGACATGCTCTCGATTTCGGCAAACTGCTTCAAGAACAGATCATCGTACATGGTGTAGCTGAAGTTGACGGATCGCATTTGATGCTTGTAGAAATTGAGGATGCGCAGAATGTGGGAAAGAATCGTGACTCTTTGACCAGCATCCATGTCTCTGAGGCATTTGGATATTTCTAACGAGGACATTCGAGGAGCCATTGCTACTAAATAGTTGAGGTGATCTTCGTTTAGGGCGCTGATCTTTCGAAGTCCGAGATGCTTGAGGCGCTTGCAGATCGGTGATATGTTCTGAAAGATAACTGGGTTCCAACTTTTGAATAACTCGTCGCAATCGACTATGTTTAGACGTTCTAAATTTGGCATACTGCCCAGGATGTTCGACAGTTTCGGTTTGGTAAGTGCGCAGTTGTCGAACGTTATCTCTCGGATGTGCTCTCCAAAGTAGCTCCAAAATCCAGTTTCGCCGCTGAACTGCACTCGGGTTAGTTTGATGTTGGTGAAGTGGCGAAAGCTGTCCAAAAAGATTTTGATTGGAGATTTGTTGTCGGATACTTCTATATGTTCAAAGTGGAAACAAGTAGCATTGAGGAAGTACGGATGGCGCAGAGCTTCAAACCAGCGATGGCACGTGAGAGCTGCTGAATTTCGATCGCTCGGTCTGATGAAGGTGAAGATTCGGATCAGGATCTGCAAAACGATTTACAGTGAGTGGGAGTCCTGAAAAATTTCAATTCGGAAATATCTCACCTCCATTGGAAGATTATCCCACCCTGTTCTGACTCTTGGTGCTTTGAGATTGATGTAGAATACGTCATCATCGAATGGAAACTCACGATCCGCCATCTCTGGTTCAGGAGGTTTCTCTTCTTCCGGTTCACTTTCCGTATCGCTATCATCAAAATCAGAATAATATTCCTCTTTTCCATAGCCGTAATAGTGCAAATTGAAATAACTCTCAATCATCATCTGCATTTTAAACTGCGATTTAGTCCTTCTCTCTAATCAAACAAATCACGTCCGAACACTTCGACTCACAATATTCAAATGTGGATCGGATCGCCACTAAAATTAGACCATCAACATATCCTGACGCCATGCTCGTGCAGCGGAAATCAACGTAGATAGCGCTACGGTCGCCATCTTGAAAGTATCCAGCTTTCCTGACAACATCCCTAGTCATGTTTTTCGGAGAAGTTCAACGAGTTTGCGCTATCGAACTATAAACACGCGGTAGACCGTCTTGTTTACCAGCACGCGATCAAGTCAACGATCGAAGCAACGACGACGCCGTGATCGTGAAAACCGAAAATCTGATCAAACCGTGATCTTGATTGACTGACACGCTTTCGATGGCCGACGATAAGACGCTACCGTTTTGACCTGACGCCATCCTCATTCAATGCGATCGCGTTGCATCAGCGATCGCTATTTGTTTTGACTGTGAAGTTAAATCAGAACACTACTACTCGATGGGTAAATTTAGAATTGTACTTTTATTCGTTTGCTATATCCAATAAACCAGATTGAACAAAAATAACAATTAAATTAGCATAATTCACTACTAGCAGCTGTACTAACTGTTGCAATTGACCACCCTCATCGTTGGTAACCGGAATAGGCGTTCCTCGACGCGGCTCAGTTTGAAGCATCCATTGACGGAAACGTGCTGTAATAGAActtgaaaacggttaaaaaattTTACCTCTCAGGATCACACATACAACACGGGAAAGTGCACCAGAAAACAGTATAGTGTAGTGAGACTTGTTGATATACCTTTATGTAGTGGCAGTTGAGACTGATGATGCACAGGCAGTCATCCGTCAGGAGGGGGCACTTGTTGACCTTGAGGGTCTTCAGCCGTTTCAGGTTGATGGCAATCAGCTCGATGCAGTAGTCGTTGATGTTCGGGCACTCGCTCAGGTCCAGGTATTCGATGGATTTGTTGTTCATTACCAAATCGGCAATACCCGCTTCCGTGATCTGGTGATGGAAAAAGATATGTTTATAGGTATTTTTTTACGAGAGATAGATGAGTTAGTGGCAGCTATATTATTATTTAATATTATAatattagaaattagcaataaatttgatcaaaatcgccaaacattttgtatgggcgaagcaataaaaattcaggTTTTTGTTGAATTACTGGGAATTCTATGAATATTTTTTAGTAGCTTTtcgtgcagatgataaaaagaaggaacatctctctgttatcgAAAACTTGGGAAATTTTCATCAAAGTTTTTATGAGATATGGGCTATTGCTAGTTTTTGTCGTTTCAGTGCGCGTTGATATTTTAGTCTGAGTTAGTGCAATTGAAGCACAATTTACAATGTACTAATTTATTCATATTTGAACTAggtttacatacatacatacaaacatgcatttatttgttcaacatcacatttaagacaagacataatcaataatagtacgccacaatactcggcttgtggctgccgctctccatcctcggtcgcgcccaatgctcgccaggttacgctccacctgatctgcccatcgtgctctctgcactccacgccttacCGGATCCGTAACAAACACCAGCTTTACAGAGTTGTTGCCCggcgttcttgcaacatgccctgcccatcgtatccttccggctttgtccaccttctgaatgctgggttcgccgtaaagtgcagcgagctcgtggttcatccttctcctccacacaccattctcctgcacaccgccgaagatcatccttagcacgcgtcgcttgaaaactccgagtgcttgcaggtcccccTCTAGCTTGGTCCATGTCTTGTGTCCggagaggaccaccggtcttatgatcgttttgtacatggtgcatttagtgCGTGGATGAATCCTttaagaccgcagcttcttctggagcccgtagtaggcacgacttccactgatgatacgccttcgtatttcacggctggcATTGTTTTCAGCCGTCAGTAAGCATCCGAGGTTTACCACCTCGACTACCTAGACAAGACGGATTGGTTGCGCCTGCCAGCATTTACTTTGTTTTAGCCGCATTCTCCACCAGTCCGAACTTTGCTGCTTCatgtttcaggcggatgtacagttcTGTTACCGTTAAAAAAAGTTCTagtaataatatccatgtcatacgcaaaacagacaaattgcccggatttcgtgaagatcgtaccccggctgttgagccgggTTTGTCGTATAACGCCTTCCAGAGCGATGATGAATAAGCAGGAAAATCcattaccttgtcgcagtccccgttgAGATTTGAATGAACCATCCATCGTTTCTCTTATCagcctggtaagcttcccggaaaagctgttcttgtccatgattttacatagctctgtgcggtcgataatgTCATATGCTGGTGGGACCTggttttcacggcatttctggaggatttgccgtacggtgaagatctggtccgttgtccaccggccgtcgatgaaaccggcttggtaacttcccacgaactcatttactttaggtgaaagacgacaaaAGATGATCttagatagcactttgtaggcggtattcaaaatggtgatcgcttgaaagttctcacacattaacttgtcgcctttcttgtggatgggacagattaccccttccttccactcttcaggtagctgttcggtttcccagatcttggctactaactggtgcagacaggtggccaacttttccggacccatcttgatgaattctgctgcgataccgtccttaccagtcgCTTTGTTGTATTTGAGCTGGCACCATGgaaggcatccttaacttccctcagcatgggaaTTTGTTCGTtctcgtcctctgctgcaccaacatagtcatttcctccgctgccttcaTCCCCTacgcctacattctcttcgccattcaggtgctcgttgaATTGCTGTTTCCACCTTCCGATCACCTCCCGTTTGCCCGTCAGGAGGCTCCAGTCCTTATCCCtgtagatttcggcttgcggcaagAAGCCGTTACGGGATGTGTTGAGCGCTTTtactcccggaagagacgggtctgctgcttccccttctgtctgtatcgttccacattctgtcgggttccatgctgcagcattgccgcccACGCTGcgcccttctcctccagaaccgctctgaattcctcgtcgaaccaatcgtttcgtctactctgttctacgtacccgattgagctctcggctgcgttgtttatGGCTGCGTTAAGGTGAATACAGAACGAAGCCACACGtcgaatttccaaaagcacaaatctgaggaactaaATGACGGCTCAccctgaaaacttgatcgattggtcaccaccagcaggtgcccaatcgatcaacttttcagcgcggtAGGatgtttggttcttcagatttgtgcttttgaaattcaaagtgtggcttcgttctatattcaccttaactgtaccccagcagtcctccagaggggccaCATCCAACTCACCCTCGTCCGACAAAGCTGCCTTGAGATTCTGTGCGTATACTGAAGCGACATCCGCTTACTTTAgttgctctagatcgtaccggggcggccgccggtactatACATTGTTAACaacagagagttttgggcgcatttTAACCATAACCGAGTAgtaatcagagtcgatattagcgccacgataggtcctgacgtcgataatgtcgggaaagtgccgtccatcaatcagaacctggtcgatttgcgatcccgtttgctgtggtgatttccaggtgtaacgacaagagaagctgtgctggaagaagatgCTACAAATGACTATGTtcttggaggcagcgaaatcgatgaggcgtagatcATTTTTGTTCATCAGCTGGTGAGcgttgaactttccaatcgtcagtctgaattcctcctcctggcctacctgagcgttcaggtctcctatgatgattttgacgtcgtggcttaGGCGGTGGTCTGCTCGCGTTCGAGTTGCgaatccttgtcatcatcagtgcttccggagtgagagcTGTGCATGTTCTTTATGCAGATGTTGAAGACTCGGCTCTTGATCGTCAACCTGCACctttataaaagctgttccctgctCACGTGTGCTGCTACAACTCTGATAGAtggatgattacctctaaacgttcgcaccatacatcctgtccaacacaccttctgcagcgctagGATTCCAAACCCGCAgttcttcagtatatcggcgagtatgcgggtgctcccgatgaagttgagagatttgcagttccacgtaccgagcgagcttccaatcgtaagtcccttttcgtcgcagtGGTTGTCGTCATTATTGGTGTCGGTCCGCATTCttctcttctggattttttcggtGCTTGCCTTATTgaggctggctcgcagggcttgACACCAACCCAGGAAACTGAGCTTACcgtcccggaagctacgggtggGTTTTGCATTGGTATTTCCtctaactacagtgctaaatagctaggctcaagcgccagtattCGCCGGAATGATGCTTTTAATGGGCGTCTAGGAGGTAATATTTAACCTGAGATTTTACCCCGACAGTTTGGTGTATATCTCACATTCTGGATCATTTCAAAGGATACTGGCATCAGAAAAGCTGGTTAAAAGAATAAAAGCTTTCGAATTGTTTATGGTTTTTTTTAGACATctatttggaaaatttggaaatttcccagaaaattgGTTGGGAGATTTTTGAGGAGTTCCTtggttttttttcaacaattactTTAAAAACTGCTTCGTCATTTCCTTTGGCAATTGATTGAGCGCTTTCTTTGGAAAACCATTGTGCATTTCATTTgtgttcctgttttttttttatttcttcggttagaatttgaggaatttttaggaaattcttttgggaacttctccagaagtttctttgtcaattgattgattgatttgtctttattaaagaaactttcagcccttggttatTTGGCAATTCTTCAGGGAACTTTTTCAGcatttcatcggaaatccattTCGGAATTCCTTTTCTTGGAATTTCATTCAGCCATTTCTtgggatttcattcagcaatacttttgaggattccttgagCATTTTTGTCTGATTTCTTTCAGCAGCTgcatatcttttgaaaatttcttaagaaatttattcaaagaaaCGTTACACAAattaattgtttttatttttgcaatATCGTTCAATATATATTTCCTTTGAGTATTCGTACTGGAATTAAAACGGAAAAACAGTCGGGTCTCTTATTAGACGCTGCTACCGACTTTACGCCCACTGCCCAGTAGTC contains:
- the LOC109399686 gene encoding uncharacterized protein LOC109399686 codes for the protein MQMMIESYFNLHYYGYGKEEYYSDFDDSDTESEPEEEKPPEPEMADREFPFDDDVFYINLKAPRVRTGWDNLPMEILIRIFTFIRPSDRNSAALTCHRWFEALRHPYFLNATCFHFEHIEVSDNKSPIKIFLDSFRHFTNIKLTRVQFSGETGFWSYFGEHIREITFDNCALTKPKLSNILGSMPNLERLNIVDCDELFKSWNPVIFQNISPICKRLKHLGLRKISALNEDHLNYLVAMAPRMSSLEISKCLRDMDAGQRVTILSHILRILNFYKHQMRSVNFSYTMYDDLFLKQFAEIESMSLSNISLSFFQRAPIKDPAIIDILRKHTNLVHLDLTSFLNLTDFALIEIAESMPLLKTLKLNGCWLLTDFGISAIGKLRNLAILDLSDCDRVTDNGFLQAILGKDRVSMKELYLSMLPGITENVILKICFTLANLTVLDFCGSDCINDTSLQFVFCYLRLVRVLRLNGCVKITDAGLTGVDLQRAAIEIWDEQQTFSIDMLRGLQELQISGCFKVTDLSLTRCFKLIELREVNLSHCVNISDEGIIAMAMNCPSLEVVDLSDCFRICDPSIDALTKHLLRLNSMKLVRLPQLTTESIYSILAHCKRLRTINLRGCCKIPRSAIDLLAKMKCLRNTPKSEHFTLE